The Bos javanicus breed banteng chromosome 11, ARS-OSU_banteng_1.0, whole genome shotgun sequence genome includes a window with the following:
- the CAD gene encoding CAD protein isoform X2, whose amino-acid sequence MAALVLEDGSVLRGQPFGAAVSTAGEVVFQTGMVGYPEALTDPSYKAQILVLTYPLIGNYGIPPDEVDEFGLSKWFESSGIHVAGLVVGECCPTPSHWSASCTLHEWLQQHGIPGLQGVDTRELTKKLREQGSLLGKLVQDGTEPSTLPFLDPNARPLVPEVSTKVPQVFNAGGTPRILALDCGLKYNQVRCLCQRGAEVTVVPWDHALDSQEYEGLFLSNGPGDPASYPNLVSTLSRVLSEPNPRPVFGICLGHQLLALAIGAKTYKMRYGNRGHNQPCLLVGSGRCFLTSQNHGFAVETDSLPASWLPLFTNANDHSNEGIVHESLPFFSVQFHPEHQAGPSDMELLFDIFLETVKETAAGNPGGQTVRERLAERLCLLGIPTPGSGLTAPRKVLILGSGGLSIGQAGEFDYSGSQAIKALKEENIQTLLINPNIATVQTSQGLADKVYFLPITPHYVTQVIRNERPDGVLLTFGGQTALNCGVELTKAGVLARYGVRVLGTPVETIELTEDRRAFASRMAEIGEHVAPSEAANSLEQAQAAAERLGYPVLVRAAYALGGLGSGFASNKEELSALVAPAFAHTSQVLVDKSLKGWKEIEYEVVRDAYGNCVTVCNMENLDPLGIHTGESIVVAPSQTLNDREYQLLRQTAIKVTQHLGIVGECNVQYALNPESEQYYIIEVNARLSRSSALASKATGYPLAYVAAKLALGIPLPELRNSVTGGTAAFEPSLDYCVVKIPRWDLSKFLRVSTKIGSCMKSVGEVMGIGRSFEEAFQKALRMVDENCVGFDHTVKPVSDMELETPTDKRIFVVAAALWAGYSVDRLYELTRIDRWFLHRMKRIIAHTQLLEQHRGQPLPPDLLHQAKRLGFSDKQIALAVLSTELAVRKLRQELGICPAVKQIDTVAAEWPAQTNYLYLTYWGTTHDLTFRTPHVLVLGSGVYRIGSSVEFDWCAVGCIQQLRKMGYKTIMVNYNPETVSTDYDMCDRLYFDEISFEVVMDIYELENPEGVILSMGGQLPNNMAMALHRQQCRVLGTSPEAIDSAENRFKFSRLLDTIGISQPQWRELSDLESARQFCQTVGYPCVVRPSYVLSGAAMNVAYTDGDLERFLSSAAAVSKEHPVVISKFIQEAKEIDVDAVACDGVVAAIAISEHVENAGVHSGDATLVTPPQDITAKTLERIKAIVHAVGQELQVTGPFNLQLIAKDDQLKVIECNVRVSRSFPFVSKTLGVDLVALATRVIMREEVEPVGLMTGSGVVGVKVPQFSFSRLAGADVVLGVEMTSTGEVAGFGESRCEAYLKAMLSTGFKIPKKNILLTIGSYKNKSELLPTVRLLESLGYSLYASLGTADFYTEHGVKVTAVDWHFEEAVDGESPPQRSILEQLAEKNFELVINLSMRGAGGRRLSSFVTKGYRTRRLAADFSVPLIIDIKCTKLFVEALGQIGPAPPLKAHVDCMTSQKLVRLPGLIDVHVHLREPGGTHKEDFASGTAAALAGGVTMVCAMPNTRPPITDAPALALAQKLAEAGARCDYALFLGASSENAGTLGTVAGSAAGLKLYLNETFSKLRLDSVAQWMEHFETWPSHLPIVAHAERQSVAAVLMVAQLAQRSVHICHVARKEEILLIKAAKARGLPVTCEVAPHHLFLSHDDLERLGPGKGEVRPKLGSREDVEALWENMAIIDCFASDHAPHTVEEKCGPRPPPGFPGLETMLPLLLTAVSEGRLSLDDVLQRLHHNPRRIFHLPPQEDTYVEVDLEHEWTVPSHMPFSKAHWTPFEGQKVKGTIRRVVLRGEVAYIDGQVLVPPGYGQDVRKWPQGAVPQLTPSAPAASELTTTPERPRRSGPALPDGRFHLPPRIHRASDPGLPAEEPKEKTSRKAAEPELMGTLDGICYPPPPVPRQASPQNLGTPGLLHPQTSPLLHSLVGQHILSVQQFTKDQMSHLFNVAHTLRMMVQKERSLDILKGKVMASMFYEVSTRTSSSFAAAMARLGGAVLSFSEATSSVQKGESLADSVQTMSCYADVVVLRHPQPGAVELAAKHCRRPVINAGDGVGEHPTQALLDIFTIREELGTVNGMTITMVGDLKHGRTVHSLACLLTQYRVSLRYVAPPSLRMPPDVRAFVASRGTKQEEFESIEEALPDTDVLYMTRIQKERFGSTQEYEACFGQFILTPHIMTRAKKKMVVMHPMPRVNEISVEVDSDPRAAYFRQAENGMYIRMALLATVLGRF is encoded by the exons ATGGCCGCCCTGGTGTTGGAGGACGGGTCGGTCCTGCGGGGCCAGCCCTTTGGGGCCGCTGTGTCGACTGCCGGGGAAGTGG TGTTTCAAACCGGTATGGTCGGCTACCCCGAGGCCCTGACTGACCCTTCCTACAAAGCACAGATCTTAGTGCTGACATACCCTCTGATCGGTAACTACGGAATCCCCCCGGATGAAGTGGATGAGTTCGGGCTCAGCAAG TGGTTTGAATCCTCGGGGATCCACGTGGCAGGACTGGTGGTGGGAGAGTGCTGTCCCACACCCAGCCACTGGAGTGCCAGCTGCACTCTGCACGAGTGGCTGCAACAACATGGCATACCAGGCCTGCAAG GAGTGGACACTCGGGAGCTGACTAAGAAGCTGCGAGAGCAAGGGTCTCTGCTGGGCAAGTTGGTCCAGGATGGGACAGAACCTTCAACCCTGCCCTTCTTGGACCCCAATGCCCGCCCCCTGGTGCCAGAGGTCTCCACTAAG GTTCCCCAGGTATTCAACGCAGGGGGTACCCCTCGGATCCTTGCTTTGGACTGTGGCCTCAAGTATAATCAGGTCCGATGCTTGTGCCAGCGTGGGGCAGAGGTCACTGTGGTACCCTGGGACCACGCGTTAGACAGTCAAG AGTATGAGGGTCTCTTCCTGAGTAATGGCCCTGGTGACCCTGCCTCCTATCCCAACTTGGTATCCACACTGAGCCGTGTTTTATCTGAACCAAACCCCCGACCTGTCTTCGGGATCTGTCTGGGACACCAGCTTTTGGCCTTAGCCATTGGGGCCAAGACTTACAAGATGAG ATATGGGAACCGAGGCCATAACCAGCCATGCTTGCTGGTGGGCTCCGGGCGCTGCTTTCTAACATCCCAGAACCATGGATTTGCTGTGGAAACAGACTCGCTGCCAGCAAGCTGGCTTCCTCTCTTCACCAATGCCAATGATCACTCCAACGAAGGCATCGTACATGAGAGCCTGCCCTTCTTCAG TGTCCAGTTTCACCCAGAGCATCAAGCTGGCCCTTCAGATATGGAACTTCTTTTTGACATTTTTCTGGAAACTGTGAAAGAAACTGCAGCTGGAAACCCTGGGGGCCAGACAG TTCGAGAGCGGCTGGCTGAGCGCCTCTGTCTCCTTGGGATTCCCACCCCAGGCTCTGGGCTTACAGCACCACGAAAGGTTCTGATTCTGGGCTCAGGGGGCCTCTCCATCGGCCAGGCCGGCGAGTTTGACTACTCAGGCTCTCAG GCGATCAAGgccctgaaggaggaaaacaTTCAGACATTGCTGATCAACCCTAACATCGCTACCGTGCAGACCTCACAGGGGCTGGCGGACAAGGTCTATTTCCTCCCCATAACACCTCACTATGTAACCCAG gtgATACGTAATGAGCGCCCAGATGGTGTGTTACTGACTTTTGGGGGCCAAACAgctctgaactgtggtgtggagctGACCAAGGCTGGGGTGCTTGCTCGGTACGGAGTCCGGGTCCTGGGCACACCCGTGGAGACCATTGAGTTGACTGAAGATCGGCGTGCCTTTGCCTCCAGGATGGCAGAGATCGGAGAGCATGTGGCCCCCAGCGAGGCAGCGAATTCTCTTGAGCAG GCCCAGGCAGCTGCTGAGAGACTGGGATACCCTGTGCTGGTGCGCGCAGCCTACGCCTTGGGTGGCCTGGGCTCTGGCTTTGCCTCTAACAAAGAGGAGTTGTCTGCTCTCGTGGCCCCAGCTTTTGCCCATACCAGCCAAGTGCTGGTAGATAAGTCCCTGAAAGGATGGAAGGAGATTGAGTATGAGGTGGTGAGAGATGCCTATGGCAACTGTGTCACG GTGTGTAACATGGAGAACCTAGACCCGCTGGGCATCCACACCGGGGAGTCCATCGTGGTGGCTCCAAGCCAGACGCTAAATGACAGGGAGTACCAGCTGCTGAGGCAGACGGCCATCAAGGTGACTCAGCACCTCGGAATCGTCGGGGAGTGCAACGTGCAGTACGCCCTGAACCCTGAGTCTGAGCAG TACTACATCATTGAAGTGAATGCCAGGCTCTCTCGCAGCTCTGCCCTAGCCAGTAAGGCCACAGGCTACCCACTGGCCTATGTGGCAGCCAAGCTGGCTTTGGGCATCCCTCTGCCTGAACTCAG GAACTCTGTGACAGGGGGAACGGCAGCCTTTGAACCCAGTCTGGATTACTGTGTGGTGAAGATTCCTCGCTGGGACCTCAGCAAGTTCCTCCGCGTCAGCACAAAGATTGGGAGCTGCATGAAGAGCGTGG GTGAAGTCATGGGCATTGGGCGTTCTTTTGAGGAGGCCTTCCAGAAGGCTCTGCGCATGGTGGATGAGAACTGCGTGGGCTTTGATCACACGGTCAAGCCCGTCAGTGATATG GAGTTAGAGACTCCAACAGACAAGCGCATCTTCGTGGTGGCAGCAGCCCTATGGGCTGGCTACTCAGTGGATCGCCTGTATGAACTCACTCGCATCGACCGCTGGTTCCTGCACCGGATGAAGCGGATCATAGCACACACCCAGCTGCTAGAGCAACACCGTGGACAACCTTTGCCCCCAGACCTGCTGCATCAGGCCAAGCGCCTTGGCTTCTCAGACAAGCAGATTGCCCTCGCGGTCCTCAG CACAGAGCTGGCTGTTCGCAAGCTGCGTCAGGAACTAGGGATCTGCCCAGCAGTGAAGCAGATTGACACGGTTGCAGCTGAGTGGCCGGCCCAGACAAATTACTTGTACCTGACATACTGGGGCACCACCCATGACCTCACCTTTCGAACACCCCATGTCCTAGTCCTTGGCTCTGGCGTCTACCGTATCGGCTCCAGCGTCGAGTTTGACTGGTGTGCCGTGGGCTGTATCCAGCAGCTGCGAAAG ATGGGGTATAAGACCATCATGGTGAACTACAACCCAGAGACAGTCAGCACCGACTACGACATGTGTGACCGACTCTACTTCGATGAAATCTCTTTTGAG GTGGTGATGGACATCTATGAGCTGGAAAACCCTGAAGGTGTGATCTTGTCCATGGGCGGACAGCTGCCCAACAACATGGCCATGGCTTTGCATCGGCAACAGTGTCGGGTTCTGGGCACCTCCCCAGAAGCCATTGACTCAGCTGAGAACCGTTTTAAGTTCTCCCGGCTCCTGGACACCATTGGTATCAGCCAGCCTCAGTGGAGGGAGCTCAGTGACCTAGAG TCTGCTCGCCAGTTCTGCCAGACCGTGGGGTACCCCTGTGTCGTGCGCCCCTCCTATGTGCTGAgtggtgctgctatgaacgtgGCCTACACCGATGGGGACTTGGAGCGCTTCTTGAGCAGTGCAGCAGCTGTCTCCAAGGAGCACCCCGTGGTCATCTCCAAGTTCATCCAGGAGGCCAAG GAGATTGACGTGGATGCTGTGGCTTGTGATGGTGTGGTGGCAGCTATCGCCATCTCCGAACACGTGGAGAATGCAGGTGTGCATTCAGGTGATGCCACACTGGTGACCCCACCGCAGGACATCACTGCCAAAACCCTGGAGCGGATCAAAGCCATTGTGCATGCCGTGGGCCAGGAGCTGCAGGTCACAGGACCCTTCAATCTGCAGCTCATTGCCAAG GACGACCAGCTGAAAGTCATTGAATGCAACGTGCGTGTGTCTCGCTCCTTCCCCTTCGTCTCCAAGACACTAGGTGTGGACCTAGTAGCCTTGGCGACACGGGTCATCATGAGGGAAGAAGTGGAGCCTGTGGGACTCATGACTGGCTCTGGAGTTGTGGGGGTGAAG GTGCCCCAGTTCTCGTTCTCCCGCCTGGCGGGGGCTGACGTGGTGCTGGGTGTGGAGATGACCAGTACTGGGGAAGTAGCTGGCTTTGGGGAGAGCCGCTGCGAAGCCTACctcaaggccatgctcagtactGGTTTTAAGATCCCCAAGAAGAACATCTTGCTGACCATTGGCAGCTATAAG AACAAAAGTGAGTTGCTCCCAACTGTGAGGCTGCTGGAGAGCCTGGGCTACAGCCTCTACGCCAGTCTGGGCACCGCTGACTTCTACACAGAGCATGGTGTCAAG GTGACGGCTGTGGACTGGCATTTTGAAGAGGCAGTGGATGGAGAGTCCCCACCACAGCGAAGCATTTTGGAGCAGCTTGCTGAGAAAAACTTTGAACTCGTAATTAACCTGTCCATGCGTGGGGCCGGGGGCCGGCGTCTTTCTTCCTTCGTCACCAAGGGCTACCGGACACGGCGCCTGGCCGCTGACTTCTCCGTACCCCTCATCATTGACATCAAGTGCACCAAACTGTTTGTGGAG GCGCTGGGACAGATTGGGCCAGCCCCTCCTCTGAAGGCGCATGTTGACTGCATGACCTCCCAGAAGCTCGTGCGGCTGCCTG GATTGATCGACGTCCATGTGCACCTGCGGGAACCAGGGGGGACACACAAGGAGGACTTTGCCTCGGGCACAGCTGCTGCCCTGGCCGGGGGCGTCACCATGGTGTGCGCTATGCCCAATACCCGGCCCCCCATCACTGAtgcccctgccctggccctggcGCAGAAG CTGGCAGAGGCCGGCGCCCGCTGTGACTATGCCTTATTCCTCGGAGCCTCGTCGGAAAATGCAGGGACCCTGGGCACTGTGGCTGGGTCTGCTGCGGGGCTGAAGCTCTACCTCAACGAGACCTTCTCTAAACTGCGGCTGGACAGTGTGGCCCAGTGGATGGAG cacTTCGAGACATGGCCATCCCACCTCCCCATCGTGGCCCACGCCGAGCGGCAGAGTGTCGCAGCCGTCCTCATGGTGGCCCAGCTGGCCCAGCGCTCGGTGCACATCTGTCATGTGGCACGGAAGGAGGAG ATCCTGCTGATTAAAGCGGCTAAGGCGCGGGGGCTGCCGGTGACCTGTGAGGTGGCACCCCACCATCTGTTCCTGAGCCATGATGACCTGGAGCGTCTGGGGCCCGGGAAGGGGGAGGTTCGGCCCAAGCTTGGCTCCCGGGAGGACGTGGAAGCCCTATGGGAGAACATGGCCATCATCGACTGCTTTGCCTCCGACCACG ccccccacacCGTGGAGGAGAAGTGTGGGCCCCGGCCTCCCCCCGGCTTCCCAGGGCTGGAGACCATGCTGCCCCTGCTGCTGACGGCAGTGAGCGAGGGCCGGCTCAGCCTGGACGACGTGCTGCAGCGACTGCACCACAACCCTCGGCGCATCTTCCACCTGCCCCCTCAGGAGGACACCTATGtggag GTGGATCTGGAGCACGAATGGACAGTCCCCAGccacatgcccttctccaaggccCACTGGACACCCTTTGAAGGGCAGAAGGTGAAGGGCACCATCCGCCGTGTGGTCCTGCGTGGGGAGGTGGCCTATATTGACGGGCAG GTGCTGGTGCCACCCGGCTATGGACAGGACGTCCGCAAGTGGCCCCAGGGTGCTGTTCCACAGCTCACGCCCTCGGCCCCGGCTGCCAGTGAGCTAACCACG ACCCCGGAGAGGCCCCGCCGGAGCGGCCCAGCACTCCCTGATGGCCGCTTCCACCTGCCTCCCCGGATCCACCGAGCCTCTGACCCAGGTTTGCCAG CTGAGGAGCCAAAGGAGAAGACCTCCCGCAAGGCAGCTGAGCCAG AGCTGATGGGAACCCTTGATGGCATCTGCTACCCTCCACCACCAGTACCTAGACAGGCGTCACCCCAGAACCTGGGGACCCCTGGCCTGCTGCACCCCCAGACCTCACCCCTGCTGCACTCACTAGTGGGCCAACATATCCTGTCCGTCCAGCAGTTCACCAAGGATCAG ATGTCTCACCTGTTCAACGTGGCACACACGCTGCGCATGATGGTACAGAAGGAGCGGAGCCTCGACATCCTCAAG GGGAAGGTGATGGCCTCCATGTTCTACGAGGTGAGCACACGGACCAGCAGCTCCTTTGCAGCAGCCATGGCCCGGCTCGGGGGCGCTGTGCTCAGCTTCTCCGAAGCCACGTCCTCCGTCCAGAAGGGCGAGTCCCTGGCTGACTCGGTGCAGACCATGAGTTGCTACGCTGATGTCGTTGTGCTGCGGCACCCCCAGCCCGGGGCAGTGGAG CTGGCAGCCAAGCACTGCCGGAGGCCAGTGATCAACGCAGGGGACGGGGTTGGAGAGCACCCTACCCAGGCCTTGCTGGACATCTTCACCATCCGGGAGGAGCTTGGGACGGTCAATGGCATGACG ATCACGATGGTGGGCGACCTGAAGCATGGCCGCACGGTGCATTCGCTGGCCTGCCTGCTCACCCAGTACCGTGTCAGCCTGCGCTACGTGGCGCCCCCAAGCCTGCGCATGCCCCCTGACGTGCGGGCCTTCGTGGCCTCCCGTGGCACCAAGCAG GAGGAATTTGAGAGCATCGAGGAGGCGCTGCCTGACACCGATGTACTCTACATGACACGCATCCAGAAGGAGCGCTTCGGCTCCACCCAGGAGTATGAAGCA TGCTTCGGCCAGTTCATCCTCACTCCGCACATCATGACCCGGGCCAAGAAGAAGATGGTGGTGATGCACCCAATGCCCCGTGTCAATGAGATCAG TGTGGAGGTGGACTCAGACCCCCGAGCAGCCTACTTCCGCCAGGCAGAGAACGGCATGTACATCCGCATGGCTCTGTTGGCCACCGTGCTGGGCCGCTTCTAG